The proteins below are encoded in one region of Caulobacter henricii:
- a CDS encoding VOC family protein: protein MSVIRIEDIAHVRFAAPDLGVMRAFLEDFGLQVLEADGRLYGRGLDGRPFLHVTETGPARFLAVGFRAESLADLETLAAHEGVPLEDLNEPGGGKILRLTDPDGYRVEVVAGQAREAAASLPVELPRNTAAARPRANTTIRLQAAPAHVVRLGHAVLKVRDFHRSERWYKDRFGFLTSDEVEAAENVPVGAFMRCDRGDTPTDHHTLFLAQLPGPVGLLHAAFEVAGFDDLMVGHQYLKSRKRQSAWGVGRHIMGSQVFDYWNDPFGNELEHWTDGDLFTAGDPPQKQPMSALLSVQWGSPHPMFAGKRPPPPGLVSFVTAMLLRLERLFRRKAPEFAA, encoded by the coding sequence ATGTCGGTCATCAGGATTGAGGATATTGCCCATGTCCGCTTTGCCGCGCCGGATCTCGGCGTCATGCGGGCCTTCCTCGAAGATTTCGGGCTGCAGGTCCTTGAGGCCGACGGTCGGCTTTACGGCCGGGGCCTCGATGGCCGCCCGTTCCTGCATGTGACGGAGACCGGCCCGGCCCGGTTCCTCGCCGTCGGCTTCAGGGCCGAGTCCCTGGCCGATCTCGAGACTCTGGCGGCGCATGAGGGCGTTCCGCTCGAGGACCTCAATGAACCCGGCGGCGGCAAGATCCTCCGGCTGACCGATCCGGACGGCTATCGGGTCGAGGTGGTTGCGGGGCAGGCGAGGGAGGCTGCGGCCAGTCTGCCGGTCGAACTGCCGCGGAACACGGCGGCGGCCAGGCCCCGGGCCAATACGACCATTCGGCTGCAGGCTGCGCCGGCCCATGTGGTGCGGCTGGGCCATGCTGTGCTCAAGGTGCGCGACTTTCATCGGTCGGAGCGCTGGTACAAGGACCGCTTCGGTTTCCTGACCTCCGACGAGGTCGAGGCGGCCGAGAATGTGCCGGTCGGGGCGTTCATGCGGTGCGACCGGGGCGACACGCCGACCGATCACCATACCCTGTTCCTCGCCCAGCTGCCGGGCCCGGTCGGACTGCTGCATGCGGCCTTCGAGGTCGCCGGCTTCGATGACCTGATGGTGGGCCACCAGTATCTGAAGTCGCGCAAGCGCCAGTCGGCCTGGGGCGTCGGCCGCCACATCATGGGTAGCCAGGTCTTCGACTACTGGAATGATCCGTTCGGCAACGAACTGGAGCACTGGACCGACGGCGATCTCTTCACGGCCGGGGATCCGCCCCAGAAACAGCCCATGAGCGCCCTGCTGTCGGTGCAGTGGGGCAGCCCCCATCCGATGTTCGCGGGCAAGCGGCCACCGCCCCCCGGCCTCGTCTCCTTCGTCACCGCCATGCTGTTGCGCCTTGAGCGCCTGTTCCGCCGCAAAGCCCCGGAGTTCGCCGCATGA
- a CDS encoding response regulator: MSLTRPRILVIDDEPQIHRFLGPALDAAGYEPLRADSGQEGLRGIATWSPDAVVLDLGLPDMDGKDVLIRARDFYEGPILILSARDREAEKIQALDNGANDYLEKPFGVGELLARLRAALRQRASAKAPLGPIRSGEVEIDLEKHRVTRGGEVVKVSPKEFELLARLALGHGKLLTHRDLLVAVWGPAHATDTQYLRVFVGQLRQKLEADPARPKIIETEPGVGYRFIAD, translated from the coding sequence ATGAGTCTTACGCGCCCGCGCATCCTGGTCATCGACGACGAGCCCCAGATCCATCGCTTTCTGGGCCCGGCTCTGGATGCCGCCGGCTATGAGCCCCTTCGCGCCGATAGCGGCCAGGAAGGTCTGCGGGGCATCGCCACCTGGTCGCCAGACGCAGTGGTGCTGGACCTTGGCCTGCCCGACATGGACGGCAAGGACGTGCTGATCCGGGCCCGCGACTTCTATGAAGGTCCAATCCTGATCCTCTCGGCCCGCGACCGAGAAGCTGAAAAGATCCAGGCTCTGGATAATGGTGCCAACGACTATCTGGAAAAGCCATTTGGCGTGGGCGAGCTTCTCGCCCGCCTGCGGGCAGCCCTCCGGCAGCGCGCATCAGCCAAGGCCCCGCTTGGCCCGATACGCTCGGGCGAGGTCGAAATCGATCTGGAGAAGCACCGGGTCACGCGAGGCGGCGAGGTCGTCAAGGTGTCGCCCAAGGAGTTCGAGCTCTTGGCCCGTCTGGCCCTTGGTCACGGAAAGCTGCTGACCCACAGGGATCTACTCGTCGCGGTCTGGGGACCGGCGCATGCCACGGACACCCAATATCTGCGCGTCTTCGTCGGCCAGCTACGCCAGAAACTTGAGGCCGACCCAGCACGTCCGAAGATCATCGAGACCGAGCCAGGGGTCGGCTACCGCTTCATTGCGGACTAG
- a CDS encoding fumarylacetoacetate hydrolase family protein — protein MKLATYTVEGRTRTGIVVGDTVIDTGIAGTMIDLIRDWDTHRPALEARAAAGGGLPLSAVKLEAPVPRPGKIWAIGLNYADHIAESNMETPQRQVWFTKAQTSVNGPHDAIEIARGTMTADYEVELVAIVGKGGKHISAADAPAAIFGYCVGNDVTERLWQHAGPQWSLGKSFDTHAPMGPWIVTADEVGDPHALGLRCFVNGEKRQDSSTSHLVFNIWQQVEHLSVGMTLEPGDCLFTGTPGGVGAAMDPRQFLKPGDIVRCEIDGLGHIEAAMVAAA, from the coding sequence ATGAAACTGGCCACCTATACCGTCGAGGGCCGCACCCGCACCGGGATCGTCGTCGGCGACACCGTGATCGACACCGGGATCGCCGGCACCATGATCGACCTGATCCGCGACTGGGACACCCACCGCCCGGCCCTTGAGGCCAGGGCCGCGGCCGGTGGTGGTCTGCCCCTGTCGGCGGTGAAGCTGGAAGCGCCGGTGCCGCGCCCGGGCAAGATATGGGCGATCGGCCTCAACTATGCCGACCACATCGCCGAGTCGAACATGGAGACGCCGCAGCGCCAGGTCTGGTTCACCAAGGCCCAGACCAGCGTCAACGGACCCCATGACGCGATCGAGATCGCCAGGGGCACAATGACCGCCGACTATGAGGTCGAGCTCGTCGCCATCGTCGGAAAGGGCGGCAAGCACATCTCGGCTGCGGACGCCCCGGCCGCCATCTTCGGCTACTGCGTCGGCAATGATGTCACCGAGCGGCTGTGGCAGCACGCCGGGCCGCAATGGTCGCTGGGCAAGAGCTTCGACACCCATGCGCCCATGGGGCCCTGGATCGTCACCGCCGATGAGGTCGGCGATCCCCACGCCCTGGGCTTGCGCTGTTTCGTCAATGGCGAGAAGCGGCAGGACTCCAGTACCAGCCATCTGGTCTTCAACATCTGGCAGCAGGTCGAGCATCTGTCGGTGGGCATGACCCTGGAGCCCGGCGACTGCCTGTTCACGGGCACGCCGGGCGGGGTGGGCGCGGCCATGGATCCCCGTCAGTTCCTGAAACCCGGCGACATCGTGCGCTGCGAGATCGACGGGCTCGGTCACATCGAGGCCGCCATGGTGGCCGCGGCCTGA
- a CDS encoding outer membrane beta-barrel protein — protein MKLLTTVALAAVLVASVPAAASAQDSGSNFKRDKNTSVRQRPRPDYEAAGIKAGGFTLYPRATVEAVNDDNIYAVAAGEQSDTVWKLKPEVAVRSNWSRNALGAFASAGINRYSDFDTENSEEYTLGVNGRLDVERGSYVTASAQWQSLVEPRSAITAGTPAGATAKPVEYTLGSQNLTAVKEFNRLRLTGKLDARKFNYKDQGRAFNQNTRDRDEFAYGGKAEYSVSPDTALFVSVIGNTRSYDIDTVGRAASPGRPAVAVNRARDSEGYVASVGANFDLSQALRGEVEAGYMEQKYDNYADLDGFNAKGRVEWFPTELTTLNLAVSRTIEDSVAPGSAGFIANSTSVGVDHELLRNVLLSASATFGKDKYAVIDRDDKRTAFNASGAFLVNRNVGLFLTYSYLKQDSSGAAKASSFKDNKLAASVALQF, from the coding sequence ATGAAGCTTCTGACCACGGTCGCGCTTGCGGCGGTACTCGTTGCGTCCGTTCCGGCTGCGGCTTCGGCGCAGGATTCGGGCTCGAACTTCAAGCGCGACAAGAACACCAGTGTTCGTCAGCGTCCGCGTCCGGACTATGAAGCGGCGGGCATAAAGGCGGGAGGTTTCACCCTCTATCCGCGCGCCACGGTCGAGGCTGTGAACGACGACAATATCTATGCCGTAGCTGCGGGTGAGCAGTCGGATACGGTCTGGAAGCTGAAGCCGGAAGTGGCGGTGCGTTCGAACTGGTCCCGCAATGCCCTCGGGGCTTTCGCCTCGGCCGGGATCAACCGCTATTCCGACTTCGACACGGAAAACAGCGAGGAATACACCCTCGGCGTCAATGGCCGTCTCGACGTCGAGCGTGGCTCCTACGTCACCGCTTCGGCCCAGTGGCAGAGTCTGGTCGAGCCCCGTTCGGCCATCACGGCCGGCACGCCGGCCGGCGCGACGGCCAAGCCGGTCGAGTACACCCTGGGGTCGCAAAACCTGACGGCGGTGAAGGAATTTAACCGCCTTCGCCTGACCGGCAAGCTCGACGCCAGGAAGTTTAACTACAAAGACCAGGGTAGGGCGTTCAATCAGAACACCCGTGACCGTGACGAGTTCGCCTATGGCGGCAAGGCCGAGTACTCGGTCAGCCCCGACACGGCGCTATTCGTTTCCGTGATCGGCAACACCAGGTCCTATGACATCGACACCGTTGGTCGCGCCGCATCGCCGGGCCGTCCTGCTGTCGCCGTCAATCGGGCCCGCGACTCCGAGGGCTATGTGGCCAGTGTGGGTGCCAACTTTGACCTCTCGCAGGCTCTGCGCGGCGAAGTCGAGGCCGGCTACATGGAACAGAAGTACGACAACTATGCCGACCTTGACGGCTTCAACGCCAAGGGTCGGGTCGAGTGGTTCCCCACTGAACTGACCACCCTGAATCTTGCAGTTTCGCGTACCATCGAAGACTCCGTAGCTCCAGGTTCGGCAGGCTTTATCGCCAACAGCACCTCGGTCGGTGTTGATCACGAACTACTGCGCAATGTTCTGCTCTCGGCTTCGGCCACCTTTGGCAAGGACAAGTACGCCGTCATCGATCGTGACGACAAACGTACCGCCTTCAACGCCTCGGGTGCCTTTCTGGTGAACCGTAACGTGGGTCTCTTCCTGACTTACTCCTACCTGAAGCAGGACTCGTCGGGTGCGGCCAAGGCCTCGTCCTTCAAGGACAACAAGCTGGCCGCTTCGGTCGCTCTTCAGTTCTAG
- a CDS encoding bifunctional 3-(3-hydroxy-phenyl)propionate/3-hydroxycinnamic acid hydroxylase: MADLDCDVLIAGGGPTGVTLAILLARQGVRVRVAEKAAAIFPLPRAAHIDHEGLRILQAAGAADAVFATSRRVARYDFLNARRKVLMRFEGADRIGAGGWPSANMIHQPSVEAALRRSLSGQLLADLQQGWEVRSFVEDATGITTEIATAEGLRRVRSRYLVGADGARSPVRTAAGIAFEDLRFEEPWLVVDVLVDDASRLPSANLQICDPKRPTTCVLMGEGRHRWEFMILPGETPEQVLDDAFIEALLEPWDVKGAIRIERKAVYTFRARIADRWRKGRVLLAGDAAHQTPPFAGQGLCSGLRDASNLAWKLAAVLKAGAPESLLDSYQPERGPHLRATIDMAIMMGRMVCMTRPWSALVRDLTIALGRIMGKLPAGPPDYPAIATGAILAGSPGAGSYFPQPLSAEGTRLDDRLGQGPWLLSRQVLQTPDLNSFAEPLTRWLDHHGAEAVLVRPDRYVFGTGSPDYLREAWAASWGRLGANAAA, encoded by the coding sequence GTGGCAGACCTCGACTGTGATGTCCTGATCGCCGGCGGCGGACCCACGGGGGTGACCCTGGCCATCCTGCTGGCCCGACAGGGCGTCAGGGTAAGGGTCGCCGAGAAGGCGGCGGCGATCTTTCCGCTGCCACGCGCCGCCCATATCGACCACGAGGGCCTGCGCATCCTGCAGGCGGCCGGCGCGGCCGATGCGGTCTTCGCCACCAGCCGTCGCGTCGCCCGCTATGACTTCCTTAATGCCCGCCGCAAGGTCCTGATGCGCTTCGAGGGTGCCGACCGGATCGGGGCCGGGGGCTGGCCCAGTGCCAACATGATCCATCAGCCCTCGGTCGAAGCCGCCCTGCGCCGGTCGCTGTCGGGTCAGCTCCTGGCCGATCTGCAGCAGGGCTGGGAGGTGCGCTCCTTCGTCGAGGACGCTACCGGCATCACCACCGAGATCGCCACGGCAGAGGGCCTACGCAGGGTTCGCAGCCGCTATCTGGTCGGTGCCGATGGTGCCCGGTCGCCGGTCCGCACGGCGGCCGGCATCGCCTTCGAGGACCTGCGCTTCGAGGAGCCTTGGCTGGTAGTCGACGTCCTGGTCGATGATGCGTCCAGACTGCCCTCCGCCAACCTGCAGATCTGTGACCCCAAACGCCCGACCACCTGTGTCCTGATGGGCGAGGGCCGTCACCGGTGGGAGTTCATGATCCTGCCCGGCGAAACCCCCGAGCAGGTGCTGGACGACGCCTTCATCGAGGCCTTGCTGGAACCCTGGGACGTCAAGGGCGCGATCCGGATCGAGCGGAAGGCGGTCTATACCTTCCGCGCCCGCATCGCTGACCGGTGGCGCAAGGGAAGGGTGCTGCTGGCCGGCGATGCCGCGCACCAGACGCCGCCCTTTGCCGGTCAGGGTCTGTGCTCGGGCCTGCGCGACGCCTCAAACCTGGCCTGGAAACTGGCGGCCGTCCTCAAGGCGGGCGCGCCGGAAAGCCTGCTCGACAGCTATCAGCCCGAGCGCGGCCCGCATCTGCGCGCCACGATCGACATGGCGATCATGATGGGGCGGATGGTCTGCATGACCCGTCCCTGGTCTGCCCTGGTGCGGGATCTGACCATTGCCCTGGGGCGGATCATGGGCAAGCTGCCGGCCGGGCCGCCGGACTATCCCGCCATCGCCACCGGCGCGATCCTGGCGGGCAGTCCGGGCGCCGGGTCCTATTTTCCGCAGCCCCTCTCGGCAGAGGGGACGCGCCTCGACGACCGGCTGGGCCAGGGTCCCTGGCTGCTGTCCCGCCAGGTCCTGCAAACCCCGGATCTGAACTCCTTTGCCGAGCCGCTCACCCGGTGGCTTGACCATCATGGGGCCGAGGCAGTGCTGGTCCGGCCGGACCGCTATGTTTTCGGCACTGGTTCGCCCGACTACCTGCGCGAGGCCTGGGCCGCATCCTGGGGCCGTCTCGGAGCCAATGCCGCAGCGTGA
- a CDS encoding GumC family protein, with protein sequence MDGSSYETQHAPAPGAGAMSFDLNIAIATFRRRLRLFAAIALAVFVAVLLYTLQETPRYTATSQVMLDVRKEQVADMSAVLSGLPADSSVVDTEVEVLKSRSLATRVVKSLKLAEDPYFNPYAPGAKGVSTWLPWVKTVVAPIAAVGSAEAQRQQEKVVDNLLEGLKVRRAGLTYLISVEYTHTNPVEAARIANAFADLYLTEQLEAKFDATAKANEWLDTRVAELRDQLQVAEAAVQQYKIANNLMSAEGATLTEQEISGLNQQLAAARAQQAESDARLNIARNQLARGSTGEDVGESLNSPVVQQLRKQRAEQSAKVADMSGRYGERHPDLLKAKRELADVDGQIQAEIRRIISNLEAQAQVARQRTGSMAGSVSASKGALAGNNRASIRLGELERKAESVRTLYESLLARFKQTSSSQGIEQADARVVSRAKIPTTPSYPKPSLNLALGLVLALGAGAAAIVLAEILMAGIFTEDEVERRIGLPYLGSIPLLSSTIEDSKVARTLTPPEYLLAKPLSTFAESFRKLRAAILYSKVGEAVKVIAVTSSLPGEGKTTTTFSLARTLATSGSNVIIVDCDLRQSAINRFLPEVPALGLLEVLNGVCTLDQALIDDPSGAKVLALTKSAYTPRDVLGSPAMLKLLAELRLRYDVVLLDTAPLLAIADTRILAPHTDAVVMLARWKKTPVKAITSALSLLQGRGVFVAGLALTQVDLKAQTRYGYGDSYYYYKSYRKYYAD encoded by the coding sequence ATGGACGGCTCTTCCTACGAGACTCAACACGCTCCGGCGCCTGGCGCCGGAGCGATGTCTTTTGACCTGAACATCGCCATTGCCACCTTCCGGCGGCGCTTGCGGCTGTTCGCGGCCATCGCCCTGGCGGTGTTCGTGGCGGTCCTGCTCTACACCCTGCAGGAAACCCCGCGCTATACGGCCACCTCCCAGGTGATGCTGGATGTCCGCAAGGAACAGGTCGCCGACATGAGCGCGGTCCTCTCGGGCCTGCCGGCGGACTCCTCGGTGGTCGATACCGAGGTCGAGGTGCTGAAGTCGCGCTCCCTGGCCACCCGCGTCGTCAAGTCGCTGAAGCTGGCCGAAGATCCCTATTTCAATCCCTATGCCCCGGGGGCCAAGGGCGTCTCCACCTGGCTGCCCTGGGTGAAGACCGTGGTCGCGCCGATCGCGGCCGTGGGCTCGGCCGAGGCCCAGCGCCAGCAGGAAAAGGTTGTCGACAACCTGCTTGAGGGCCTCAAGGTTCGCCGCGCGGGCCTGACCTATCTGATCTCGGTCGAATATACCCACACCAATCCGGTGGAAGCCGCGCGGATCGCCAATGCCTTCGCCGACCTCTATCTGACCGAACAGCTTGAAGCCAAGTTCGACGCCACGGCCAAGGCCAATGAGTGGCTCGACACCCGGGTGGCCGAACTGCGCGACCAGCTGCAAGTGGCCGAGGCGGCCGTGCAGCAGTACAAGATCGCCAACAATTTGATGAGCGCCGAGGGCGCGACCCTGACCGAGCAGGAGATCTCGGGCCTGAACCAGCAGCTGGCCGCAGCCCGGGCCCAGCAGGCCGAGTCCGACGCCCGCCTCAACATCGCCCGCAACCAGCTGGCCCGCGGCAGCACCGGCGAGGATGTCGGCGAGTCCCTGAACTCGCCTGTGGTCCAGCAGCTGCGCAAGCAGCGCGCCGAGCAGAGCGCCAAGGTCGCCGACATGAGCGGCCGTTATGGCGAGCGCCACCCCGACCTTCTGAAAGCCAAGCGCGAGTTGGCCGATGTCGACGGCCAGATCCAGGCGGAAATCCGCCGGATCATCTCCAACCTTGAGGCCCAGGCCCAGGTGGCCCGTCAGCGTACCGGCTCGATGGCCGGCAGCGTCTCGGCCTCAAAGGGTGCCCTGGCCGGCAACAATCGCGCCAGCATCCGGCTGGGTGAACTGGAGCGCAAGGCCGAGTCGGTCCGCACCCTCTATGAATCCCTGCTGGCCCGCTTCAAGCAGACCTCCAGCAGCCAAGGCATTGAGCAGGCCGACGCCCGCGTCGTGTCGCGCGCCAAGATCCCGACTACGCCAAGCTATCCCAAGCCGTCCCTCAACCTGGCCCTCGGCCTGGTTCTGGCCCTCGGGGCCGGGGCTGCCGCGATCGTTCTGGCCGAGATTCTGATGGCCGGCATCTTCACCGAGGATGAGGTCGAGCGCCGCATCGGCCTGCCCTATCTCGGCTCGATCCCGCTGCTGAGCTCGACCATCGAGGACTCCAAGGTCGCGCGAACCCTGACGCCGCCGGAATATCTGCTGGCCAAGCCGCTTTCGACCTTTGCCGAAAGCTTCCGCAAGCTGCGGGCGGCGATCCTCTATTCCAAGGTCGGCGAGGCCGTGAAGGTGATCGCGGTGACCTCGTCTCTGCCGGGCGAGGGCAAGACCACCACCACCTTCTCCCTAGCTCGCACCCTGGCAACCTCGGGGTCCAATGTCATCATCGTCGACTGCGACCTGCGCCAGAGCGCCATCAACCGCTTCCTGCCCGAAGTGCCCGCCCTGGGTCTGCTGGAAGTCCTGAACGGCGTCTGCACCCTCGATCAGGCCCTGATCGACGACCCCAGCGGGGCCAAGGTCCTGGCCCTGACCAAGTCGGCCTATACGCCGCGCGACGTCCTGGGCTCGCCGGCCATGCTGAAGCTGCTGGCCGAGCTGCGTCTGCGCTATGACGTGGTCCTGCTCGACACCGCGCCTCTGCTGGCCATCGCCGATACCCGTATCCTCGCGCCCCATACCGACGCGGTCGTGATGCTGGCGCGCTGGAAGAAGACCCCGGTCAAGGCCATCACCTCGGCCCTCAGCCTGCTTCAGGGTCGCGGCGTCTTCGTGGCGGGCCTCGCCCTGACCCAGGTCGATCTGAAGGCCCAGACCCGCTACGGCTACGGCGACTCCTATTACTATTATAAGAGCTATCGTAAGTACTATGCCGACTAG
- a CDS encoding O-antigen ligase family protein: MPTRASARPAAVSSARPTRGPGRRLALSEKVAGGLLVVLVFLAVIAFGASEIGTAALFSGVYAAYLIGLLATCNWARRDLVRMRGKALQAGLFALLLLAVLWPLTPWAPGGPHPVWAYLPDQTGSVTVDRSALLLNVLQLLGLACLFTAGRVLGASEARGRWCLRIAVMVFGAFATLAFLDHVLMRRSSRLVATLLSPNSAATMLGGGLLLAVAATANRVRRQKGLAMLRRGDPESVICLAIAGVSLTALLMTASRAGLAATLVGLGLLLIWEAIAQRQRFRVVAGLGSAALLLVIGALSLRSTEQVAERFNNAQQDAEVRAAIIAPHWEAFLASPWFGYGLGSFPTLNHMVSNQQNLPVLFDVRAVHNLYVQWLEDAGVAGAAAMALLFLVLLWPILRGGLREGVTATWARATVCAAVVFLLHGLTDFALQVPAIQALVALVLGLAVSLSLGTGSARKTDPPTVWTAAVAAAAVLTFSVLGTTPLLAARVGSDLTAWPTAPADALGREIEISLARPNLPPVDLTRLEQLSQREVALRPASGAAWLRRAAVSAARGQAKDASQALERSYAVAPLQTSLFVSRTKFAYEHWDQISPEAREAAIYQFETEWHRRPDRARYAEIAKSLRNQAGRVAMAVQIFFLQLEPPRAP, from the coding sequence ATGCCGACTAGGGCCTCGGCGCGGCCGGCGGCAGTGTCGTCGGCGCGTCCGACCCGCGGCCCGGGCCGCCGTCTCGCCCTGTCTGAAAAGGTCGCCGGCGGCCTGCTCGTCGTGCTGGTGTTTCTGGCGGTGATCGCCTTCGGGGCCAGCGAGATCGGTACGGCCGCCCTATTCAGCGGCGTCTATGCCGCCTATCTGATCGGGCTGCTGGCCACCTGCAACTGGGCGCGGCGCGACCTCGTCCGGATGCGGGGCAAGGCGCTCCAGGCGGGTCTGTTTGCCCTGCTGCTCCTGGCCGTCCTCTGGCCCCTCACGCCGTGGGCTCCGGGCGGACCCCATCCCGTCTGGGCCTATCTTCCGGACCAGACCGGGTCCGTGACGGTCGACCGTTCGGCCCTGCTGCTCAATGTCCTGCAACTTCTGGGTCTCGCCTGTCTCTTTACGGCCGGCCGGGTTCTCGGGGCTTCGGAGGCGCGTGGCCGCTGGTGTCTGCGGATCGCGGTCATGGTGTTCGGGGCCTTTGCGACCCTGGCCTTTCTCGACCATGTCCTCATGCGCCGTTCGAGCCGGCTGGTCGCGACCCTGCTGAGCCCCAACAGCGCGGCGACGATGCTGGGCGGCGGACTGTTGCTGGCTGTGGCCGCGACAGCCAATCGCGTCCGCCGACAGAAGGGGCTGGCCATGCTCCGGCGCGGCGATCCGGAGTCCGTGATCTGTCTGGCGATTGCCGGGGTGAGCCTGACCGCTCTGTTGATGACCGCCTCCCGCGCCGGCCTTGCCGCCACCCTGGTTGGGCTGGGCTTGCTGCTGATTTGGGAGGCCATTGCCCAGCGCCAGCGGTTCCGGGTCGTGGCCGGCCTCGGTTCGGCTGCCCTGTTGCTGGTGATCGGGGCCCTGAGCCTGAGAAGCACCGAACAGGTCGCCGAGCGCTTCAATAATGCCCAGCAGGATGCCGAGGTTCGGGCGGCGATCATTGCGCCCCACTGGGAAGCCTTCCTGGCATCGCCCTGGTTCGGGTATGGCCTCGGTTCCTTCCCGACCCTGAATCACATGGTGTCCAACCAGCAGAACCTGCCGGTGCTGTTTGACGTCCGGGCCGTGCACAATCTCTATGTCCAATGGCTTGAGGACGCCGGCGTGGCCGGGGCTGCGGCCATGGCCCTGCTGTTTCTGGTCCTGCTGTGGCCCATCCTGCGCGGGGGCCTAAGGGAAGGCGTGACCGCCACCTGGGCCCGGGCCACGGTCTGCGCTGCCGTCGTCTTTCTGCTACATGGCCTGACGGATTTTGCCCTGCAAGTCCCGGCGATCCAGGCTCTTGTCGCGCTGGTCCTGGGACTGGCGGTGTCCCTGAGCCTGGGCACCGGCTCGGCGCGCAAGACCGATCCTCCAACCGTCTGGACGGCTGCCGTCGCCGCCGCCGCCGTGCTGACCTTCTCGGTTCTGGGCACTACGCCTTTGCTGGCGGCGCGGGTCGGCTCCGACCTCACGGCCTGGCCAACGGCTCCGGCCGATGCCCTGGGCCGTGAGATTGAGATCAGCCTTGCCAGACCCAATCTCCCGCCGGTCGACCTGACCCGGCTCGAACAGTTAAGCCAGAGGGAAGTGGCACTGCGACCGGCCTCTGGTGCAGCCTGGCTGAGGCGGGCGGCCGTTTCCGCAGCCCGTGGTCAGGCCAAGGACGCCAGCCAGGCATTAGAGCGGTCCTATGCGGTCGCTCCGCTGCAGACCAGCCTGTTCGTGAGCCGGACGAAATTTGCCTATGAGCACTGGGACCAGATCAGCCCCGAGGCTCGTGAAGCCGCAATCTATCAGTTCGAGACCGAGTGGCACCGGCGCCCGGATCGCGCGCGCTACGCCGAGATCGCAAAGAGCCTGCGCAATCAGGCCGGTCGGGTGGCGATGGCCGTGCAGATCTTCTTCCTGCAGCTGGAGCCACCACGGGCTCCCTAG
- a CDS encoding DUF2867 domain-containing protein: MTRVQSTPFPDSSRLAEIFPTGAWFQDSYVAPLTRSDLSMPDLFFAIFAHHPDWLKALLMVRNRVAARFGLEVPSDADIRNPVQRADYRVGETIGPWPIFALWPEELVAGRDNGHLNFRLSISRQMGPGGPTVTVSTVCHPHGLAGKAYLLAVAPFHKLGVTGLLADAAAHGRI, from the coding sequence ATGACCAGGGTTCAGAGCACGCCATTTCCCGACAGCTCGCGGCTGGCCGAGATCTTTCCGACCGGGGCCTGGTTTCAGGACAGCTATGTCGCGCCCCTGACCCGCAGCGACCTGTCTATGCCCGATCTGTTCTTCGCCATTTTTGCCCATCATCCGGACTGGCTGAAGGCCCTGCTGATGGTCCGCAACCGGGTGGCGGCGCGCTTTGGGCTGGAGGTGCCCAGCGATGCCGATATCCGCAACCCGGTGCAACGCGCAGACTATCGGGTGGGCGAGACCATCGGCCCCTGGCCGATCTTTGCGCTCTGGCCCGAGGAGCTGGTCGCGGGTCGCGACAATGGCCACCTGAATTTTCGCCTGTCCATATCCCGCCAGATGGGACCGGGCGGACCGACGGTTACGGTCAGCACCGTCTGCCATCCGCATGGACTGGCCGGAAAGGCCTATCTGCTGGCGGTCGCGCCGTTCCACAAGCTCGGCGTCACAGGCCTGCTCGCCGACGCTGCGGCGCACGGCCGGATCTAG
- a CDS encoding TetR/AcrR family transcriptional regulator has translation MQARPDLSPRAVRTRSALIAAGFDLLAARPIDAIPIDDVVARAGVAKGSFFNHFADKQAFAAAIASEVRLEIEDQVSRANAGVANPVERITNGMRIGAAFAIHNPKRAAVLLRDPSAATARSHPLNKGVAEDFDDAGRLGLISPDARGSGVLYWLGLCQVLMASLLDTPEALPETRLRIREMMILGLTGLGVDRDLGAELADRSCQNL, from the coding sequence ATGCAGGCCCGTCCCGATTTGTCGCCCCGCGCCGTCCGCACCCGAAGCGCGCTCATCGCCGCCGGCTTCGATCTCCTGGCCGCCAGACCGATCGACGCGATCCCCATCGATGATGTCGTGGCCAGGGCCGGTGTGGCCAAGGGCAGCTTCTTCAACCACTTCGCCGACAAGCAGGCCTTCGCCGCCGCCATCGCCTCGGAGGTGCGGCTCGAGATCGAAGATCAGGTGTCGCGGGCCAATGCCGGGGTAGCCAACCCCGTCGAGCGCATCACCAACGGCATGCGGATCGGGGCGGCCTTCGCGATCCACAATCCCAAGCGCGCAGCGGTCCTGCTGCGTGACCCCAGCGCTGCCACGGCCCGGTCGCATCCGCTGAACAAGGGGGTGGCCGAAGACTTCGACGACGCTGGCCGGCTGGGCCTGATCAGCCCGGACGCTAGGGGCTCCGGCGTTCTCTACTGGCTCGGCCTCTGCCAGGTGCTGATGGCCAGCCTTCTGGACACCCCGGAAGCCCTACCGGAAACGCGACTGCGCATTCGCGAGATGATGATCCTCGGACTCACGGGCCTGGGCGTTGACCGTGATCTCGGCGCGGAGCTTGCCGACAGGTCCTGCCAGAACCTCTGA